CGATGGATGTCGGGCTGGCGTGGCGCCAGGGCGTCGAGCTGACGCCGGCCATGCGCCTGTTCCGCACGCATTTCAGCGACGTCTACCAGACGCCGCAGAGCCGCATGCCGCGCTGAGGTCCGGACCGCTCCCGTCGCGCGGCAACTGGAAAGGACGCGCCCCCGGGGAGGATGTCACCCGGGGGCGCCGTCGTCGTCAGCTCACCGCCCCCTTGGGCGGCTCGAACGCCGTGACCGGCATCTTGGGGCCGGTGTAGCGTTCGACCTGCACGATGCCCGACTGGCCGCAGTTGCCCATCGCGAGGCCGGAGGTCGGGATGTCCCGGACAAGCACGTTGACGCTGCCGTTCTTGCAGAGCGAGCCGGGGACGCCGGGCTCGGCCGGGTCGTACCAGCCGCCTTCGGACAGGCGCACCGCGCCGGGCATGATGTCGTCCGTCACGACCGCCCCGGCGAGCACCTGTCCCAGGTCGTTGAAGACCCGGACGACGTCGCCGGACTTGATGCCGCGGGCGGCCGCGTCCTGCGTGTTGATCAGCAGGGGTTCCCGGCCGTCGACCGCGTAGGTCTTGCGCAGCGACATGGCGTTCGACAGCTGCGAGTGCAGCCGGTGCGACGGGTGGGAGCTGATCAGCGACAGCGGGTAGCGGCTGGAGCGGTCGCTCTTGTGCCAGTCGATCGGTTCATACCACCTGGCATGGCCGGCGCAGTCCGCATAGCCCATGCCGGCGACCTTCTTGCTGAACAGCTCGATCAGGCCGGACGGGGTGCCGAGCGGGTTCAGCAGGGGATCGCCGCGGAAGTCGGCGTGGCGGACCCATGTCTTGGCGCTGTCCGGGATCGGGAACTCGACATAGTCGCCCGACTTCCAGAACAGCTCGAAGGGCGGCAGCGCCACGCGCGACGCCCGGGCTCCGACCGTGGCCCCCTTGTAGAGGTCCTTCAGCCACTGCATCTCGTCGCGGTCTTCGGTGTAGGCGGAGCGGTAGCCGAGACGCTCCGCGATGTCCGCGCAGATGTCGAAGTCGTTGCGCGACTCCCCGATCGGGTCGATGACCTTGTGCATCGGGAAGATGTACTTGGCCGAGTAGTCTCCCCCCATCTCCAGGTCGTTGCGCTCGTAGCTGGTGGTGGCGGGAAGCACGATGTCCGCGTGTTTCGCCGTCGCGGTCCAGTAGGGCTCGTGGACGATGACGACCTCGGGACGATGCTGCCAGGACCGGACGAGCTGGTTGATGTCCTGATGGTGGTGGAACGGGTTGCCGCCCGCCCAGTAGATCATCTTGATGTCGGGATAGGTGATGTCCTTGCCGTTGACGTTGATCGTCTTGCCCGGGTTCATCAGGCAGTCGAAGATCCGTGCGGCCGGGATCGGCGGCGGCAGCGGTCCGGTCGCCGTGCCGGCGCCGAGCCCCTTGAGCATCCCGCCGCGCGCCGTCGGCGACCCGCCCGACGCGTAGTGGTACGAGAAGCCGATGCCGCCGCCCGGCAGGCCGATCTGGCCGAGCATCGCCGCCAGGGTGACGAGCATCCAGTGGGCCTGTTCGCCGTGCTGCTGGCGCTGGATCGACCAGCCGGCCATCAGCATGGTGCGCTTGGCCGCCATCTCGCGCGCCAGCGCCCGGATCTTGTCGGCGGGAATGCCGCACAGCCCGCTGGCCCATTCCGGCGTCTTCGCCACGCCGTCTTCCTTGCCGACCAGATAGGCCTCGATCTCCGGGAAGCCGACCGTGTAGGTCTTCAGGAACTTCGCGTCGTAGAGCTTTTCCGTGTAGAGCGTGTGCATCAGCCCCAGCATCAGCGCCACGTCGGTGCGCTGGCGGACCGGCAGCCATTCGGCGTTAAGCTGCTTGGCGGTGTCGGTGTGGACGGGGTCGATGGTGACGACGCGGATTCCCTTGGCCTTCAGGGCGTCGAACCCGTTGTAGCCCTCGAAGTCCGGGATGTTCCACGAGTTCTTCAGCGTGACGTAGGGATCGGCGCCGAAGATGACGACGAACTGGCTGTTCGCCAGGACCGCCGGCCACACCGTCTGCTGGTCGTAGACCTCCAGCGCCCCCATGACGTGCGGCATGATGATCTGCGCCGCCCCGGTCGAATAGTCGCCGAAGTAGCCCTGGCAGCCGCCCCCGAGATACATCAGCCGCCGCACCGCGTTGCGCGAGTTGTGCAGCAGGCCGACGCTCTTCCAGCCATAGAGGCCGGCCAGGATGCTGCTCCCGCCATGCTCCGTCCGGACGCGCTGGATTTCGGAAGCGACGATGTCCAGCGCCTGTTCCCACGACACCCGGACCCATTCGTCGCGTCCGCGCAGGGACGGGTCGGCCTTGCCGCGCTTCTCCAGGAAGCCGCGGCGGATATGCGGGTACTTCACCCGTGTCGGGGAATAGACCTGATCGGGGATCGCCCGGATCATGTCGTCCGCCGGCGAATGGATGAGCGGGATCGCCTCGACGAACTTTCCGTCCTTCACCACGGCGCGGAACGGCCCCCAGTGGGCGCCGGTCAGGATGCCTTCCGCCTCCCGCAGGTTCGGGTTCCGGATCGCCGCCAGCACGCTGTTGGACGCCACCGCCGTCATGGGCAGGGCCGCCCCGCCGATGCCCAGCGCCTTCAACAGGCGGCGCCTGGACAGGTCCATCTTTTCCTCAGTCTCGCGGACTTTCATAATGCACTCCGT
Above is a genomic segment from Azospirillum thermophilum containing:
- the torA gene encoding trimethylamine-N-oxide reductase TorA, with amino-acid sequence MKVRETEEKMDLSRRRLLKALGIGGAALPMTAVASNSVLAAIRNPNLREAEGILTGAHWGPFRAVVKDGKFVEAIPLIHSPADDMIRAIPDQVYSPTRVKYPHIRRGFLEKRGKADPSLRGRDEWVRVSWEQALDIVASEIQRVRTEHGGSSILAGLYGWKSVGLLHNSRNAVRRLMYLGGGCQGYFGDYSTGAAQIIMPHVMGALEVYDQQTVWPAVLANSQFVVIFGADPYVTLKNSWNIPDFEGYNGFDALKAKGIRVVTIDPVHTDTAKQLNAEWLPVRQRTDVALMLGLMHTLYTEKLYDAKFLKTYTVGFPEIEAYLVGKEDGVAKTPEWASGLCGIPADKIRALAREMAAKRTMLMAGWSIQRQQHGEQAHWMLVTLAAMLGQIGLPGGGIGFSYHYASGGSPTARGGMLKGLGAGTATGPLPPPIPAARIFDCLMNPGKTINVNGKDITYPDIKMIYWAGGNPFHHHQDINQLVRSWQHRPEVVIVHEPYWTATAKHADIVLPATTSYERNDLEMGGDYSAKYIFPMHKVIDPIGESRNDFDICADIAERLGYRSAYTEDRDEMQWLKDLYKGATVGARASRVALPPFELFWKSGDYVEFPIPDSAKTWVRHADFRGDPLLNPLGTPSGLIELFSKKVAGMGYADCAGHARWYEPIDWHKSDRSSRYPLSLISSHPSHRLHSQLSNAMSLRKTYAVDGREPLLINTQDAAARGIKSGDVVRVFNDLGQVLAGAVVTDDIMPGAVRLSEGGWYDPAEPGVPGSLCKNGSVNVLVRDIPTSGLAMGNCGQSGIVQVERYTGPKMPVTAFEPPKGAVS